CGCTGGGAAAGTTAATATGGCATTATTAGAAGTTAAAGAATTAGTAAAAAAATATGGAAAAGTAACCGCACTTCAAGGTATTAATTTAACTATTGAAAAAGGCGAAGTGGTGGTTATTTTAGGCCCGTCAGGTTGTGGCAAAAGTACGTTATTACGTTGTATTAATGGTTTAGAACCCATACAGAACGGACAGTTATTATTGCAAAATTATGGCGAACTTGGCAAAGATATTTCTTGGGTAGAGGCAAGACAACATATTGGCATGGTATTTCAAAGCTATGAACTTTTTGCCCATTTATCGGTGATTGATAATATTTTGCTTGGTCCATTAAAAGTACAAAAACGGCAACGTGCTGAAGCAGAAGCACAAGCGGATAGCTTATTAAAACGGGTAGGCTTATATGATCGTAAAAATGCTTACCCAAGGGAATTATCAGGGGGACAAAAACAGCGTATTGCCATTGTGCGTTCCCTATGTATGAATCCTGATATTATGCTATTTGATGAAGTTACCGCTGCTCTTGATCCTGAAATGGTCAGAGAAGTCTTAGACGTAGTACTTGGCTTAGCAAAAGAGGGAATGACAATGCTCATTGTTACCCATGAAATGTCCTTTGCCAGACAAGTTGCCAACCGAATTATCTTTATGGATAAAGGGCAAATTGTTGAACAATCTAGCCCAGAGCGTTTTTTCACGAATCCAGATTCAGATCGTGCAAAAGCATTTTTAAACATCTTAAATTATGAACCGAGAGGAATTGATTATGAACAAAATATTTAAAACCGCTACCGCACTACTTGCTACGGGATTACTTGCTACTTTAGTGGGTTGTGGCGATAAAGCAGATAATAATTCACTTTCTAGTCTTGAACAGCTAAAACAAGCGGATAAAGTGAGAATTGGGGTATTTAGCGATAAACCGCCATTTGGTTATGTTGATCAAAACGGTAAAAATCAAGGATTTGACGTAGAAATTGCCAAAGCCATTGGCAAAGATTTACTTGGCGATGAAAACAAAGTGGAATTTGTTTTAGTAGAAGCCGCTAACCGAGTGGAATATTTACAGTCTAATAAAGTAGATATTATTTTAGCGAATTTCACTGTTACCCCAGCACGTCAGGAAGTAGTAGATTTTGCTAAACCTTATATGCAAGTTGCTTTAGGGGTTGTTTCGCCAGAGGGCAAAGAAATTACCGATATTGAACAATTAAAAGATAAAACATTATTATTAAATAAAGGCACAACTGCTGATACTTATTTCACTAAAAATTACCCAGAAATTAAAACTTTAAAATTTGAGCAAAATACCGAAACTTTTGAAGCATTGCGTGATGGACGAGGCGATGCATTAGCTCACGATAATACCTTATTATTTGCTTGGGCAAAAGAAAATCCCGGTTATGTAGTGGGAATTAAAAATTTAGGTGAACAAGATTTTATCGCCCCAGCAGTAAAAAAAGGCGACACAGAATTACTTAATTGGCTTAATAATGAAATTGAAAAACTGGGTAAAGAAGGCGTATTAAAACAAGCCTATGATAAAACTTTATTACCTGTTTATGGTGATACAGTGAGCGAAAAAGAAGTATTAGTGGATTATTAATTAATAAGTGCGGTTGGAAAATAAAAAGTTTTAATCTAATTAGCTTAAGCGATTAATAAAAATCCCTAGTTTTGGCTAGGGATTTTGCTTTATTAAGAAGAATAAAAGTTATAGCTTGATTTTAATCACATATTTAAATGTTATTCTTATTACAAATTTGTAAAACATAATTAATTAAAATAAGAATGATACACCAACATATCCGCCAAGTTATCCGAACAAGGCTGTACAGTACGCATATATTTCTTAATATTTGCCCAAGTGCGTTCAATGGGATTAAGTTCTGGTGAATAAGGCACCAGTAGTAAGTAGTAAAATGTGATGTCCCCACTTATTCGCCATTGCTTGCAAAATACTCATCATTAACACTAAGACACTAAAATCTCACTTAAAGAAAGTAGTATCCATAATAATATTTAAATAAGTTGGTGTGGGTAAAATTAAGTTATTTTTCAGGGCTTTTGTGTAGATAGACGCAAGAAACGTAATCAACGCCTTGATAAGTCTTGTGTATTGGTATTCCGTCAACGAGCCACCAAACAAGCGGTAATAAAAGGCGCTGACCTTAGTATTGTTGCTTTAGCAAGAGAGGAAAATACCTAAAATATACTCAATTTAACTCGGCACTTAGGCAAGCCTAATAGTAAACTTTATACAGATGAAAATCCTGCTTATGATGATTTTGATTTATATATTGGAGGTGATTTTCATCTACCAACGATTAAAACAATTACTGCTTATGCACTATATGATTTCAGTTTTGATTATTTTGTTTACGAGCAAAGGACTGGTGTATTTCTATCCTGATGTATTGAGTATTCAAATTATTAGCACGGTTAATGCCGTTCTTTTTATGCTTGATATGACGGTACTATTTATTGGGGCAATATATCGCTTTGACAGCCTTAAAACAAAAATCAGCAATCAAGTCCAATTTGATTCATTACCCCTAATGCCAACGTTCGTGTTTTACCCAAGAATACTGTTATCTCCCTTAGCAACAGATATTCACGATAATTTTTGGCAACAGTATAAGAATCTCAAATAACCACTCTCTTTAAACTGACTTGTGGTAAGGGTAAATATTGCTTATTCGTCAGTTATAGAAGATTTATTGTGGGAACAAGATCTTGCCAGTCACAAAGCATCAACAAAAGTGATTCATTGAGCTAAAGGCTTTTGTTTTTAACGGTTGATTTTTGACTTTGTGCAACTGCTACATAATACCCGCTCTATAAGGCTTCAAGCCACTTTTTAGCAACCACTTTTATTACATCGAAAAAGATATTACATTGATTACTGCAAAAGTGCGGTAGGATTTTGATTTATTTTTTGCTTAAGGCATTTCTATCAGCATATCGCCACTAAAGTGGCGATATTTATATAAATTATTTTGATAATAAAATTAATGCTTTTTCGCCAAAACCTCACTACTGCGTAAGTATTCTTCACGATTAGGATCAACCAATTTTGATTTTTCAATCATTTTTTCAATGGTTACCCCTTGCACTAAAATTGAAAATAAGACTACGGCATAAGTTAATACCAACAATAAATCATGGACATCAATCCCCGTATCGCCAATAAAGGTTGTTCCTTTAGGAATAGATAACGCCATTGCCATAGACAAGCCGCCGCGTAACCCACCCCAAGTCAAAATTTTCAAGGTATAAGGGTTATATTGGCGAAAACGTTGCATCACTTTAAACGGTAACCATAGGCTTGCAAAACGAGCAAATAAACACATTGGAATCGCCAATAGCATCAACACAAAACCTTTGAAAGTAAAATCCACCAACAATAAAGCAAAACCGATCAGGAAAAACAGTAAGGAATTTAAGAAATGGTCGATCATTTCCCAAAAATGGTCTAAATAACGCTGACTTTGTTCAGAAAAGCCTTTTTGTCTTGTCCAATTTCCCACCATAATTCCCGCAACCACCATGGCTAATGCTCCTGATAAATGTAAAGCATTAGCCAACATAAAACCTGCGGTAGGAATAGTTAAGGTTAATAAAATCTCTAAACTTCCGTCATCAGTATTTGAAATCAATAAATGAGCAACAAATCCTAACACTAAGCCAAATAAAATACCGCCAATGGCTTCATGAAAAAATAAACCTAAAATGCCCGTTAACGTAGGTTCTTGCCCGCCAAAAGCAACAGTAAAGATTGTAATAAAGATCACTAACCCCACACCATCATTAAACAAAGACTCCCCTTCTACTTGCATAGATAAGCGTTTAGGCGCTTTGAGGTTTTTAATAATGGCTAAAACAGCAATAGGATCGGTAGGGGAAATCAAAGCCCCAAACAACATACAATAGATAAAATTTAAAGGTAAACCAATAAGATTGGCTCCAACATAAATTAATCCTCCCACAATAAAGGAAGAAGCGAGGGTTGAAAATAGGGAAAAGGTAGCAATTTCCCATTTTTGATCTTTCATTACGGGCAATTTTATCCCTAATGCCCCCGCAAACAACAAAAAGCCTAGAATACCGTTTAATAAGAAACTTTTAAAATCCAGTTCTTCCATTACGACTTTGGCTATGCTATCTAAATTAAACCAATTAAAATAGCCCAAAATAATTAAAATTAATGACCCCACCATTGCAGAGGCAGTGATAGCAATAGTTGATTGTATTTTATCGTTGATTTTACTGGTGACAAAGCCGAGTAAAATAGATAACGCCGATAAAAAACAAATATAGCTATAAATGCTCATAAATTAAACCTTAATAAAATCCAATTATTTTCCCATACTGACATTTCAATAAAACGTGTTAAACTGTCAATCATTGACACGAAGTTAAACTGAGTAAATATTGATGAAGTCCCTCTAAACATAGGCATTGAGGGCAGAGCGTAGTATAAGCAAAGTCGCACTATTTATAAAGATAAATCTTTTAAACACACAAAATGAATAAAATTAAAACCAGTATTTTGACGCTTTTAACCCTTATCGCTTTAATTATTATCTATTTATTCTATAGCTTTGACCTATATGAAACGCCTAAAATCAGTATGTCTGGACAAAATGATCAGAAATACTATCCCGTTGTGGCAAATTATGACCGCTTACTTTGCTATCAAGCTCGGCATACTTTTCCCATTCCCTTTCCTAATACTTTCAATATTCTGGTTTGGAATATTCATAAAGGCGAAGATAGTGGTTGGAAACCTGAATTGGAGAAATTAGCTCAACAAATGGAATTAGTCTTGTTGCAAGAGGCTTCAACAACACAAAATATTGCTCAACTGCTTAACCCTATTTTGCCCCATTCGTTGTATGCTCGTGCTTATTCTTATTTAAATAATGAAAGTGGCGTGAATACCCTCTCTAAAATCGCCCCTATGTCCTATTGTGTCGGTACAGAGTCAGAGCCTTGGATACAAGTCCCTAAAGTAGGTATTGCCACAGAATATTTTCTAGCGAATCATCATTCTTCATTATTGGTTATCAATTTGCATTTAGTGAATTTTGAATGGAATCTTAATAATTACAAAATCCAAGTAGAACGTATGTTTCAAATTATCAATGAACACCAAGGACCCATTATTTTGGCAGGGGATTTTAACACTTGGAATCATCATCGATTATCCCTTATTCGTGGCTTAGCTGAAAAATATCAGTTAAAGGAAGTGGGCTATACCAATGACGTGCGTAAGCGTTTTATGGGCAATCCCCTTGATCATGTCTTTGTACGAGGGATTAAAGTGGAAGAAGCAAAGGTCATCAGTACAGACAGTTCCGATCATAATCCATTATTATTAAAACTTAGCCTGCAATAATATAGTCGTTTCAATTTAAAATAAGACAAGGCGGCACGCCGAAGACAGTACAACAAGTACGGCGAGGCGTGCCAACACTGTATTATTTTAAAGTGGAATGACTATATAATCCTGAAAAATATCATCAAGATGCTTAATTAAACAATCTTGTCCAGCAATCTCTTCCTGTTGCCAAGCCTTTAATAAAATAGCGGGATTAAAACATTTTTGTGCAAGTTCCGCAACAGGCAAATAACTAATATGCCAAGGTTCACGCCCCATTTTAGTTTGCTTATCAGTTAAAAAAGGCAAAGTAAAATCAAAATGCGTTAAATTTTGCTGTAAAAACTCGCTAAGTTCGGCAAAATACCCCCCTTTTTCATATTCCCAAGGCTCTAGTTGCAAAGATTGATTGGCAGGTAATAAATCAGGATCAAAAATATCAATTTCTGTTCCCCAATGATGACGGCTCGCTCCGGGTAAAGCAGACCAACGCAAAATTGCCTGACATTTTTGCCAAGGGGATAAATCACTTAACACGATTGGCTCGCCATGATCATTATGCACTTTGCGTAAGCCAGCAAATTTTTCATTCCAAATGCGTTGTTGACGTTGAAAATCGCGAAAACTGCTGGCGGGTTGTAAATTAAACCCTGCTTTTTTTGCCTGTTGTTGCAAGGCTTGAAAGGCTTTATTGGCTTTTGGTTGCAAATAATGTTGAGTGGAAAAAAGGCAAGGCAAAGGTGCTAAATGAGTACGACTTTTGCCGGTCAACATTGCCCAATCAAAATCATGTTCTTTCATAAATACTTATTCAGTGGCAAATAAAGGCGATAACATAGCGAAATAAACTTGCCCCAAGGTCGCCAAATCTTGGCAACTCACACATTCATCAACTTTATGAATGGTCTTATTCAGCGGCCCTAACTCTACCACTTCCGCCCCCATTAACGCAATAAAACGCCCATCAGATGTGCCGCCACTGGTTTCTAATTTAGGCGTAATATTCGCCACTTGCTGTAAACTTTCAACCACCGCATTCACTAATTTACCCGGTTGCGTTAAAAAAGGTTTACCTGATAACCACCATTCAATGCGATAAGATAATCCATATTTATCCAATAATTCCGCCACTTTCTGCTTAATAATTTCATCAGTTACTTCAGTACAATAGCGTAAATTAAACTGCACATAAAGCTCACCGGGGATCACATTATTACTGCCTGTCCCCGCTTGAATATTGGCAATTTGCAAACTTGTCGGTGGAAAATAGGTATTGCCCTGATCCCATTGATACTGGCTTAATTCGGTCAAAAATGGCAAAGCCTTATGCACAGGATTATCCGCTAAATGGGGATAAGCCACATGCCCCTGCACCCCCTCAATATACAAGTTTCCTGTAATTGAACCACGCCGCCCATTTTTGACCACATCGCCTAATTGCTGGCTACTGGACGGCTCGCCTACCAAGCAATAATCAATTTTCTCGCCACGCTGCATTAAGGTTTCTACCACCCGTTTTGTGCCATCATGAGCTGCCGCTTCTTCATCAGAGGTTATCAATAACCCTAGCGTTCCCTTATGGTTAGGATTGCTTTTCACATATTGCTCCAACGCCACCACCATCGCCGCCAAAGAGCCTTTCATATCCGCCGCACCACGCCCATATAACATATCATCAATAATTTGTGCAGAAAATGGCGGATATTGCCATTGCGTTTCATCGCCTACTGGTACAACATCAGTATGCCCTGCAAAAGCCACCACAGGCTCGCCACTCCCATGGGTTGCCCATAAATTCAAGGTATCATTAAAAGGTAGCCATTCCAATTTAAAGCCCAAAGGGGCTAAACGATCAGCAATCAATTTTTGACAGCCCTGATCATCAGGGCTAATAGAAGGACGGCGAATTAACGCCTGTGCTAACGCAATAATCTCTGTTTTCATGCTTTTCTTTTCCTAAAAGTGCGGTGTTTTTTTGCAAAATTTTTAGTTAATAAAGGCTTGGCGATATGCCGCCTCATCAAAGCCAATTAACGCCAGGTTATCTTGCAAAATAATAGGACGTTTCATCAAAGTCGGCTGATCTAATAACAACTCAAGTGCGGTCTGTTTTGACAAATTTTCTTTCACGTCATCAGCCAAGTTACGCCAAGTGGTACTACGCTTATTAACTAAACTCTGCCAACCAAACGCCTTTTCTGCCAGCTCAATAAAAA
Above is a window of Volucribacter amazonae DNA encoding:
- a CDS encoding endonuclease/exonuclease/phosphatase family protein; this translates as MNKIKTSILTLLTLIALIIIYLFYSFDLYETPKISMSGQNDQKYYPVVANYDRLLCYQARHTFPIPFPNTFNILVWNIHKGEDSGWKPELEKLAQQMELVLLQEASTTQNIAQLLNPILPHSLYARAYSYLNNESGVNTLSKIAPMSYCVGTESEPWIQVPKVGIATEYFLANHHSSLLVINLHLVNFEWNLNNYKIQVERMFQIINEHQGPIILAGDFNTWNHHRLSLIRGLAEKYQLKEVGYTNDVRKRFMGNPLDHVFVRGIKVEEAKVISTDSSDHNPLLLKLSLQ
- the dapE gene encoding succinyl-diaminopimelate desuccinylase; this encodes MKTEIIALAQALIRRPSISPDDQGCQKLIADRLAPLGFKLEWLPFNDTLNLWATHGSGEPVVAFAGHTDVVPVGDETQWQYPPFSAQIIDDMLYGRGAADMKGSLAAMVVALEQYVKSNPNHKGTLGLLITSDEEAAAHDGTKRVVETLMQRGEKIDYCLVGEPSSSQQLGDVVKNGRRGSITGNLYIEGVQGHVAYPHLADNPVHKALPFLTELSQYQWDQGNTYFPPTSLQIANIQAGTGSNNVIPGELYVQFNLRYCTEVTDEIIKQKVAELLDKYGLSYRIEWWLSGKPFLTQPGKLVNAVVESLQQVANITPKLETSGGTSDGRFIALMGAEVVELGPLNKTIHKVDECVSCQDLATLGQVYFAMLSPLFATE
- a CDS encoding cation:proton antiporter → MSIYSYICFLSALSILLGFVTSKINDKIQSTIAITASAMVGSLILIILGYFNWFNLDSIAKVVMEELDFKSFLLNGILGFLLFAGALGIKLPVMKDQKWEIATFSLFSTLASSFIVGGLIYVGANLIGLPLNFIYCMLFGALISPTDPIAVLAIIKNLKAPKRLSMQVEGESLFNDGVGLVIFITIFTVAFGGQEPTLTGILGLFFHEAIGGILFGLVLGFVAHLLISNTDDGSLEILLTLTIPTAGFMLANALHLSGALAMVVAGIMVGNWTRQKGFSEQSQRYLDHFWEMIDHFLNSLLFFLIGFALLLVDFTFKGFVLMLLAIPMCLFARFASLWLPFKVMQRFRQYNPYTLKILTWGGLRGGLSMAMALSIPKGTTFIGDTGIDVHDLLLVLTYAVVLFSILVQGVTIEKMIEKSKLVDPNREEYLRSSEVLAKKH
- a CDS encoding cysteine ABC transporter substrate-binding protein; this translates as MNKIFKTATALLATGLLATLVGCGDKADNNSLSSLEQLKQADKVRIGVFSDKPPFGYVDQNGKNQGFDVEIAKAIGKDLLGDENKVEFVLVEAANRVEYLQSNKVDIILANFTVTPARQEVVDFAKPYMQVALGVVSPEGKEITDIEQLKDKTLLLNKGTTADTYFTKNYPEIKTLKFEQNTETFEALRDGRGDALAHDNTLLFAWAKENPGYVVGIKNLGEQDFIAPAVKKGDTELLNWLNNEIEKLGKEGVLKQAYDKTLLPVYGDTVSEKEVLVDY
- a CDS encoding M15 family metallopeptidase, translated to MKEHDFDWAMLTGKSRTHLAPLPCLFSTQHYLQPKANKAFQALQQQAKKAGFNLQPASSFRDFQRQQRIWNEKFAGLRKVHNDHGEPIVLSDLSPWQKCQAILRWSALPGASRHHWGTEIDIFDPDLLPANQSLQLEPWEYEKGGYFAELSEFLQQNLTHFDFTLPFLTDKQTKMGREPWHISYLPVAELAQKCFNPAILLKAWQQEEIAGQDCLIKHLDDIFQDYIVIPL
- a CDS encoding amino acid ABC transporter ATP-binding protein; this translates as MALLEVKELVKKYGKVTALQGINLTIEKGEVVVILGPSGCGKSTLLRCINGLEPIQNGQLLLQNYGELGKDISWVEARQHIGMVFQSYELFAHLSVIDNILLGPLKVQKRQRAEAEAQADSLLKRVGLYDRKNAYPRELSGGQKQRIAIVRSLCMNPDIMLFDEVTAALDPEMVREVLDVVLGLAKEGMTMLIVTHEMSFARQVANRIIFMDKGQIVEQSSPERFFTNPDSDRAKAFLNILNYEPRGIDYEQNI
- a CDS encoding Spx/MgsR family RNA polymerase-binding regulatory protein; translated protein: MIIVYGIKNCDTVKKALKWLAEHQIEHKLHDYRVYGIEPLFIELAEKAFGWQSLVNKRSTTWRNLADDVKENLSKQTALELLLDQPTLMKRPIILQDNLALIGFDEAAYRQAFIN